A genomic window from Chitinophaga pollutisoli includes:
- a CDS encoding ferredoxin--NADP reductase translates to MTSYTWGTTAIVRETESAITVVFDSGIEPFHYKPGQFINLTLQIDGQAITRSYSLSSVQEEDAHPAITVKRVTGGIMSNYIVDQADSISRWQVSGPYGSFTPPAEAFHAGHVVLLAGGSGITPLFSIARSIISGSNDTHVTLIYSNRTPHEIIFRGKIEDWAYQHKERVSIHYAVSQPGSLTSIHGAALFRGRINKLAVKKMLKMSVPSPLEAAHFFICGPVELMRLHQDVLTSQQIPEQQVFTEWFAPDENSISVVPPIEMQEVLLHFFDQSNLLEVQAGKTILTAALEDRIPLPYSCKSGTCGICTARLTSGQVSMANNFALRKSDVESGLILLCQSYPVTGDVTVEID, encoded by the coding sequence ATGACATCATATACATGGGGCACCACCGCAATTGTCCGCGAAACTGAATCGGCAATTACGGTGGTCTTCGATTCGGGAATTGAACCCTTCCATTACAAACCGGGGCAATTCATCAATCTGACATTGCAGATCGACGGACAAGCTATCACCCGGTCGTATTCCCTAAGCTCCGTACAAGAGGAAGACGCCCATCCCGCCATTACCGTGAAACGGGTGACCGGCGGCATCATGAGCAATTACATCGTCGACCAGGCCGATAGCATCTCTCGCTGGCAGGTATCCGGTCCTTACGGATCATTTACACCGCCTGCTGAAGCATTCCATGCGGGCCATGTGGTGCTCCTTGCAGGGGGCAGCGGTATAACGCCTTTGTTTTCAATTGCCCGCTCCATTATTTCCGGGAGTAACGACACTCATGTTACGCTCATCTATTCCAACCGCACACCGCATGAAATTATCTTCCGGGGTAAAATAGAAGATTGGGCCTACCAGCATAAAGAACGGGTATCTATCCATTATGCGGTTTCCCAGCCCGGAAGCCTGACATCGATCCATGGAGCGGCACTGTTTCGTGGCCGTATCAATAAGCTCGCCGTGAAAAAGATGTTAAAAATGTCGGTCCCGAGCCCGTTGGAAGCTGCCCATTTCTTTATTTGCGGCCCGGTGGAACTGATGCGATTGCACCAAGATGTGCTGACGTCGCAACAAATACCCGAGCAGCAGGTGTTTACCGAGTGGTTTGCGCCTGATGAAAACAGCATCTCCGTTGTTCCACCCATCGAAATGCAGGAAGTCCTACTTCATTTTTTCGATCAGTCGAACCTCCTGGAGGTGCAGGCTGGAAAAACAATCCTGACTGCGGCGCTTGAAGACCGGATACCGCTTCCTTATTCCTGCAAATCAGGCACTTGCGGCATCTGCACGGCGCGGCTCACCTCCGGCCAGGTAAGTATGGCGAACAACTTCGCACTCAGAAAATCCGACGTGGAATCAGGGCTGATCCTATTATGCCAAAGTTACCCGGTCACCGGCGACGTTACCGTGGAAATTGACTGA
- a CDS encoding HYC_CC_PP family protein, with product MKRILTLILALLYMGTSTGATFHMHYCMGKLVDVKFWEHEAQKCSKCGSEENSVCAKKCCKDIHKTVKFEKDQKVSESVFQFMQLAAIATPISFIDIPRVFPTSIAVEHPTGHAPHEVAKFPHISFTAHSAFDPTPSPALYVLIPL from the coding sequence ATGAAGAGGATCCTCACACTGATTCTTGCCCTGCTCTACATGGGAACGTCAACGGGCGCTACATTTCACATGCATTATTGCATGGGAAAGTTGGTGGACGTGAAGTTCTGGGAGCACGAAGCGCAGAAATGCAGTAAATGTGGTTCCGAAGAAAACAGCGTATGCGCCAAAAAATGCTGTAAAGACATCCATAAAACAGTAAAGTTCGAGAAAGATCAGAAAGTCTCGGAAAGCGTTTTTCAGTTCATGCAACTGGCGGCTATTGCTACTCCTATTTCTTTCATCGATATTCCCAGGGTGTTCCCTACTTCCATTGCAGTGGAACATCCTACCGGGCACGCCCCCCACGAAGTAGCAAAGTTCCCGCACATATCTTTTACTGCACATTCCGCATTTGATCCTACCCCAAGTCCGGCGCTCTACGTTTTAATCCCGCTGTAG
- a CDS encoding TolC family protein, translating into MQLNIESMKKEKKPDFRVRFDHMYPLDGMMPNAYSAMVMASIPIAPWSSKMYKSGVKGMKYEVQAMEKERAAMLQETQGMLYGMHYEILSMQKRIEAMEDKIVPALRQTLEANFLNYQENKLALSNVIDSWEALTMMQANVLDEKLKLYEMIVDYEKQLYR; encoded by the coding sequence ATGCAACTGAACATCGAAAGCATGAAGAAGGAAAAGAAACCGGATTTCAGGGTGCGCTTCGACCACATGTACCCGCTGGACGGAATGATGCCGAATGCTTACAGCGCCATGGTAATGGCAAGCATCCCAATCGCTCCATGGTCCTCGAAAATGTATAAATCCGGGGTCAAGGGAATGAAATATGAAGTACAGGCGATGGAAAAAGAAAGAGCCGCCATGCTGCAGGAAACACAGGGCATGCTGTACGGTATGCACTATGAGATCCTTTCCATGCAAAAGCGGATCGAAGCAATGGAAGACAAGATCGTTCCCGCGCTCCGCCAAACCCTGGAAGCCAACTTCCTGAATTACCAGGAGAACAAACTGGCGTTATCCAACGTGATCGACTCCTGGGAGGCGCTCACCATGATGCAGGCCAACGTGCTCGACGAAAAGTTAAAACTTTATGAAATGATCGTGGATTATGAGAAACAATTATATCGTTAA
- a CDS encoding YncE family protein: MQLSKRFAIVVAGIIVFSLVIVTACRKHKMEGMDMPVKDINYPAAYVVNGESNTISVINLNSNTLTDTIELMTAGGNDMPMWPHHIYHFAAGGAHRLAVGVPGSDLSAGHGGNMGGMKGRVMIIDAVKGSISKDLEVPTMNHNAAFSPDGREIWTSQMEMEGKVLVFDAQNYTLKNTIPVGMEPAEVTFSADGTKAYVANGGDNTVSIIDPASKAVLTTIPVGENPVGAWVGHDGKMYLDNEDGQSISVIDVATNKIVQTIPLGFMPGSAAHLASRKELWVTDPDNGQVHFWVPDATGQWVHGGKFNAGAGAHAVAITSDGATAYVTNQSAANVSVIKVSDHTKIKDIPVGKKPNGIVIKQ; encoded by the coding sequence ATGCAATTGAGCAAACGCTTTGCAATTGTGGTAGCTGGTATAATTGTGTTCTCGCTGGTGATAGTCACCGCATGCAGAAAGCACAAAATGGAAGGCATGGATATGCCCGTAAAAGATATCAACTATCCGGCCGCCTATGTGGTAAATGGAGAATCCAACACGATTTCGGTAATAAACCTCAATTCCAACACCCTCACCGACACGATCGAGCTGATGACCGCCGGGGGAAATGATATGCCGATGTGGCCGCACCATATCTATCACTTTGCTGCGGGCGGAGCCCACCGGCTGGCCGTCGGTGTTCCGGGTTCCGACCTCAGTGCCGGACATGGAGGAAACATGGGCGGAATGAAGGGCCGTGTAATGATCATTGATGCCGTAAAGGGCTCCATCTCCAAAGACCTGGAAGTCCCCACCATGAATCACAACGCCGCTTTTTCTCCGGACGGACGGGAAATCTGGACGTCCCAAATGGAAATGGAAGGTAAAGTGTTGGTATTCGACGCTCAAAACTACACCCTGAAGAATACGATCCCGGTCGGTATGGAACCGGCGGAAGTCACTTTTTCAGCTGATGGCACGAAGGCTTATGTCGCAAACGGCGGCGACAATACTGTTTCCATCATCGACCCTGCCTCTAAAGCCGTGCTGACGACCATCCCTGTCGGTGAGAACCCGGTTGGGGCCTGGGTCGGGCACGACGGCAAAATGTACCTCGACAACGAGGACGGGCAAAGCATCAGTGTCATCGACGTAGCCACCAATAAAATTGTGCAGACCATACCGCTCGGATTTATGCCGGGAAGCGCGGCTCATCTTGCTTCCCGGAAGGAATTATGGGTAACGGATCCGGATAACGGCCAGGTTCACTTCTGGGTCCCGGACGCTACCGGCCAGTGGGTACACGGCGGCAAGTTCAATGCCGGCGCCGGCGCGCATGCGGTAGCCATTACCAGCGACGGCGCAACCGCATACGTAACGAACCAATCAGCGGCCAACGTTTCCGTTATCAAAGTATCGGATCACACTAAAATAAAAGACATCCCGGTTGGCAAAAAGCCGAACGGCATCGTAATCAAACAATAA
- a CDS encoding efflux RND transporter permease subunit, with translation MGRGRQPAASFKRKRDMVHSIIEWSLKNRFIVLVMATALFAWGIFAVKKNPIDAIPDLSENQVIVFTEWMGRGPQLIEDQITYPLVTNLQGLPKIKYVRGSSMFGMSFIYVIFNDDVDIYWARERVLERLSTVSRTLPTGVTPQLGPDGTGVGHILWYTLDAPNMDLGEQRAVQDWYVKFALQNVEGVSEIASFGGFQKQYQITLDPNKLLYYRLTVPEVINAIRTNNNESGGRKFELSDIGYIIKTSGYLKSVEEIENIPVKNQNSIPIRVADVAAVQMTGETRLGIFDQDGEGERVGGIVVMRYGENADAVIDKVKAKMEEVAKGLPKGVKFDIIYDRGELIKESVDSIKNTLIEEMIVVSIVVIIFLFHWRSALSIIIQIPITLAASFILLDTFDISSNIMSLTGIALAIGVIVDNGIIMSENAYKHLAERYALWQKQQKS, from the coding sequence ATGGGACGCGGCAGGCAACCTGCTGCGTCCTTCAAAAGAAAAAGAGATATGGTACATAGTATTATTGAATGGTCATTAAAAAATCGGTTTATTGTACTGGTGATGGCAACCGCCTTGTTCGCCTGGGGCATCTTTGCTGTGAAGAAGAACCCCATCGACGCCATCCCTGACCTATCAGAGAACCAGGTGATCGTATTCACCGAATGGATGGGCCGCGGGCCTCAACTGATCGAGGACCAGATCACTTATCCGCTGGTAACGAATCTGCAGGGGCTCCCCAAGATCAAATATGTACGTGGCTCCTCCATGTTCGGCATGAGCTTCATTTACGTCATTTTTAACGACGATGTTGACATATACTGGGCGCGCGAACGCGTGCTGGAACGGCTCAGTACGGTTTCCAGGACGCTGCCTACCGGCGTTACGCCGCAACTCGGCCCCGACGGCACCGGTGTAGGGCACATCCTTTGGTATACCCTGGACGCCCCCAACATGGACTTGGGCGAACAACGCGCGGTACAGGACTGGTATGTGAAATTTGCCTTGCAAAACGTGGAGGGCGTCAGCGAAATCGCTTCCTTTGGCGGTTTCCAGAAACAATATCAAATTACGCTGGATCCCAACAAGCTCCTTTACTACAGGCTTACCGTTCCGGAAGTCATCAACGCCATCCGGACGAACAACAACGAATCCGGTGGCAGGAAATTCGAGCTTAGCGACATCGGCTATATCATAAAAACCTCCGGCTACCTGAAATCCGTCGAGGAGATCGAAAACATTCCCGTCAAGAACCAGAACAGCATTCCCATCCGTGTCGCCGACGTTGCCGCTGTGCAAATGACCGGCGAAACCCGCTTGGGTATTTTCGACCAGGATGGCGAAGGCGAACGCGTTGGCGGGATCGTTGTAATGAGATATGGAGAAAATGCGGATGCGGTAATTGATAAGGTAAAAGCGAAAATGGAAGAAGTAGCCAAAGGGCTACCCAAGGGGGTAAAGTTTGACATCATTTACGACAGGGGCGAATTGATAAAGGAATCCGTGGATTCCATCAAAAATACGCTCATTGAAGAAATGATCGTCGTTTCCATCGTGGTGATCATTTTCCTTTTCCACTGGCGCAGCGCGCTCAGCATTATCATCCAAATCCCGATTACCCTGGCCGCAAGCTTCATTCTGCTCGACACCTTCGACATCTCGTCGAACATCATGTCCCTCACAGGTATCGCGCTGGCCATTGGGGTTATTGTGGACAATGGGATCATTATGAGTGAAAACGCATACAAACATCTTGCTGAAAGATATGCCCTCTGGCAAAAACAGCAAAAAAGCTAA
- a CDS encoding HYC_CC_PP family protein, translating to MKRINNVILAIFYLVYTGGITVYQHYCMGELQSVSLIFTRDGPCGKCGMEIHTGLNSGCCKDVTIASPRSEDSHVSTYFATLIAAHAQANIILIYDTAPISFSSEISAPDIPHHPPPIELPLFLRFQNFRI from the coding sequence ATGAAACGCATAAATAATGTTATACTGGCAATATTCTACCTTGTATATACGGGTGGAATAACCGTATACCAGCATTATTGCATGGGCGAGTTGCAAAGTGTAAGCCTGATCTTTACTCGTGACGGCCCATGTGGCAAATGCGGGATGGAAATACACACCGGGCTAAACAGCGGATGTTGTAAAGATGTAACGATAGCCAGCCCCCGCTCAGAAGATAGCCACGTTTCTACGTATTTTGCGACGCTTATCGCGGCCCACGCACAGGCAAATATCATTTTAATATACGACACCGCACCAATCTCTTTTTCGTCTGAAATTTCCGCTCCCGACATTCCCCACCATCCACCACCTATTGAACTCCCGCTATTTCTACGATTTCAAAACTTTCGTATTTGA
- a CDS encoding HlyD family efflux transporter periplasmic adaptor subunit: MSGMSGAAPAAAAPAPAAPAATPVMLREGQYVSAGQSLFTIYQNRALVAEFAFPPQLAARIRQGQKLLFYPTSDENHMLSGSVGLIEPVFRNGMNFTIARVYLNDQQFHVGQLLSANVPVIYSGGWWLPKRAVLKLGNKSVVFRKEKDSYLPMTVTTGIETNDMIQVDTDISTWKVASNAYYLIDSESFIKTNN; encoded by the coding sequence ATGAGCGGGATGAGCGGTGCAGCGCCGGCTGCGGCAGCTCCTGCGCCGGCAGCACCGGCCGCCACGCCCGTTATGCTCCGCGAAGGTCAATATGTGAGCGCCGGCCAGTCTCTCTTCACTATTTATCAGAACAGGGCCCTGGTAGCGGAATTTGCATTCCCTCCGCAACTGGCGGCACGCATCCGCCAAGGGCAAAAGTTGCTTTTCTATCCCACGAGCGACGAAAATCATATGTTATCCGGCAGCGTCGGCCTTATCGAACCGGTTTTCCGGAACGGGATGAACTTTACCATCGCCAGGGTTTACCTGAACGATCAGCAGTTCCATGTAGGCCAGCTTCTCAGTGCGAACGTACCGGTTATATACTCCGGTGGCTGGTGGCTCCCCAAGCGCGCGGTACTGAAGCTGGGCAACAAGTCCGTGGTGTTCAGAAAGGAGAAGGATTCCTACCTTCCAATGACTGTGACGACAGGGATAGAGACGAACGACATGATACAGGTAGACACGGACATCAGTACATGGAAAGTAGCGTCAAATGCCTACTATTTAATTGATAGCGAAAGCTTTATCAAAACAAATAACTAA
- a CDS encoding TolC family protein translates to MKYIIKYIFLIGLFAPMGLAAQQVPVLPLDSVLLRVDRNNVLLQSYGLKAESYKYSAEAATAWMAPMVGVGTFMTPYPGQMIMDDRDKGSLMLQLEQDIPNPAKLNAKKKYIASQANVENATRGVTLNELKSQAKRLYFSWIVAKQRIHILQENGKIMETMKKIEQVRYPYNQSQLSGVYKANAKIEENVNMIRMQDGNIAKARSWLNSLMNSPAMSSSRSTPLIPLVSRSHLHTIPLPWQVPGKTS, encoded by the coding sequence ATGAAGTACATCATTAAATATATCTTCCTGATTGGGCTTTTCGCACCAATGGGGCTCGCCGCGCAACAAGTACCGGTTTTGCCCCTGGATAGCGTTTTGCTCCGCGTAGACAGGAATAATGTTCTGCTTCAGTCTTACGGGCTGAAGGCGGAAAGCTACAAATACAGCGCCGAAGCGGCAACAGCCTGGATGGCCCCAATGGTCGGCGTGGGCACGTTCATGACCCCGTATCCTGGCCAAATGATTATGGACGACAGGGATAAGGGAAGCCTTATGCTGCAGCTGGAGCAGGATATCCCAAACCCGGCGAAACTCAACGCGAAGAAGAAATACATCGCTTCCCAGGCAAACGTTGAGAACGCCACCCGGGGCGTTACCCTGAATGAGCTGAAGTCGCAGGCCAAGCGCCTTTACTTCAGCTGGATCGTTGCGAAACAACGCATCCATATCCTGCAGGAGAACGGGAAGATCATGGAAACGATGAAAAAAATCGAACAGGTCAGATATCCCTACAATCAGTCTCAGCTCAGCGGCGTGTACAAAGCGAACGCGAAAATTGAGGAAAATGTCAATATGATAAGGATGCAGGATGGAAATATCGCCAAAGCGCGCTCCTGGCTGAACAGCCTGATGAATTCCCCGGCAATGAGCAGTTCGAGATCGACACCACTTATACCCCTCGTTTCGAGATCGCACCTTCATACGATACCGCTTCCTTGGCAAGTGCCCGGAAAGACATCCTGA
- a CDS encoding heavy-metal-associated domain-containing protein gives MNKLLSLLIVMVAFVGTSSAFAQSAKKETFKVYGNCNMCKKRIEKAATVDGVSKAEWNVETKMMTVSLDPAKTSGDAVQQKIAAAGHDTEKAQAADSVYTKLPGCCQYDRKGAAKSTQGHQHHK, from the coding sequence ATGAACAAACTATTATCTCTTCTCATTGTTATGGTTGCCTTTGTAGGCACATCGAGCGCATTTGCCCAATCCGCCAAGAAAGAAACGTTCAAGGTCTATGGCAACTGCAACATGTGTAAGAAAAGAATCGAAAAAGCTGCCACCGTTGACGGCGTTTCGAAAGCTGAATGGAATGTAGAAACCAAAATGATGACGGTGTCGCTGGATCCCGCAAAAACCAGCGGCGACGCGGTGCAGCAGAAGATCGCTGCCGCCGGCCATGATACGGAAAAAGCACAGGCGGCGGACTCCGTGTATACCAAGCTTCCAGGATGCTGCCAGTATGATCGTAAAGGTGCCGCAAAGTCCACCCAGGGCCATCAGCACCATAAATAA
- a CDS encoding four-helix bundle copper-binding protein, which translates to MPHQHFQECIDACNACAVICNHCAVSCLQEPDVKDLAKCIQRDLECATICNAAVQIMSMDGELSAQVCQLCADACTRCAEECEKHAHMEHCRECAEACRKCAETCAQMAEHA; encoded by the coding sequence ATGCCTCATCAACATTTTCAGGAGTGCATCGACGCATGTAATGCATGCGCGGTGATCTGTAACCATTGCGCGGTTTCCTGTCTCCAGGAACCGGATGTGAAAGACCTCGCCAAGTGTATCCAGCGTGATCTGGAATGCGCCACGATCTGCAACGCCGCCGTGCAGATCATGAGCATGGACGGTGAACTTAGTGCTCAGGTGTGCCAGCTATGCGCCGACGCATGCACCAGGTGTGCCGAGGAATGTGAGAAACATGCCCATATGGAGCATTGCAGAGAATGTGCGGAAGCGTGCAGGAAGTGCGCGGAAACTTGCGCTCAAATGGCGGAGCATGCATGA
- a CDS encoding heavy-metal-associated domain-containing protein — METVQFKTNIKCSGCIATVTPFLDELAGKENWEVDLQSPDKVLTVSTEKAGKEDIKKAVEKAGYKAETLA, encoded by the coding sequence ATGGAAACAGTACAATTTAAAACGAACATCAAATGCTCCGGTTGCATTGCTACGGTAACCCCCTTCCTGGACGAACTCGCCGGCAAGGAAAACTGGGAAGTCGATCTCCAAAGCCCGGATAAAGTATTAACAGTTTCAACTGAGAAAGCTGGCAAAGAAGATATAAAAAAGGCAGTAGAGAAAGCAGGTTACAAGGCAGAAACATTGGCATAA
- a CDS encoding DUF305 domain-containing protein, whose product MEKENSKGMQHGEHNKHYRSLLVMVILSFISMYILMYAMVDTFSNVIPNVNQFYMAGLMASPMLIIELIIMRSMYMNKKLNGLLLATGSLALVIFYLLIRQQAAVSDRQFLRSMIPHHAAAILMAKEAAVTDPEIKELCRTIITSQQAEIDQMKAKLKELKSERPR is encoded by the coding sequence ATGGAAAAAGAGAACAGCAAAGGGATGCAACACGGCGAGCATAACAAGCATTACCGAAGCTTACTTGTAATGGTAATCCTTTCATTTATTTCAATGTACATCCTGATGTACGCAATGGTAGATACATTTTCGAATGTAATTCCAAATGTGAACCAGTTTTACATGGCGGGTCTGATGGCGAGCCCGATGCTAATAATCGAGCTGATCATCATGCGCTCCATGTACATGAACAAAAAATTGAACGGGCTGCTACTGGCAACCGGAAGCCTCGCCCTGGTAATTTTCTACCTGCTGATCAGACAGCAGGCCGCCGTATCCGACAGGCAGTTTCTCCGGTCTATGATACCTCATCATGCCGCCGCCATCCTGATGGCAAAGGAAGCGGCAGTTACCGACCCGGAAATTAAGGAGTTGTGCAGAACCATCATCACCAGCCAGCAGGCAGAAATAGATCAGATGAAAGCAAAATTAAAGGAATTAAAAAGCGAGCGGCCCCGATAG
- a CDS encoding efflux RND transporter permease subunit, with protein sequence MNWLKKIFKKSPDWISEEERLKIIEQSSKQVSRGVFFATIIIITSFLPVFMLTGQEGKLFHPLAYTKTFIMIMDALLVITLAPVLISFFMKGKFRPDNANPVNRVLERIYEPIIRGVLKWRKTTIAINVVALVITIPLLKSLGSEFMPPLDEQSILFMPVTLPDVSNNEAKRILQVQDKIIKSVPEVDKVLGKAGRASTATDNSPISMIETIIMLKPKTEWREGITKKDIINELDAKLQIPGVVNGWTQPIINRINMLATGIRTDVGVKVYGQNLDTIASVSERVRKALEGTSGIADLYVEPVTGGKYLDIDVRRGDLSRYGLTVDDVNQTVESALGGAPIGNTIEGRQRFSISVRLAQEYRNSVEHIKRIPIMSSSFGEVPLSSVADVKFTDGPPMITSENAMLRGAVMFNVRDRDLGSTVNEAIKKINSTGGILPQGYYLEWSGQYENLIRGQQTLLWIAPVVLIIIFFSLYFAFHSIREAFLSLITVPFALIGGAYMIYFWGVNLSVAVAVGFIALFGIAVETGIVMVIYLNDAMQQLVKEKGNSSATITREDLRLAVIHGAAKRLRPKLMTVCVSLFGLVPVLWASGVGTDVMKPIVLPMIGGVLTSSTHILLVTPLIFLLTKEYELRKYGKLEIHEVHH encoded by the coding sequence ATGAACTGGTTGAAGAAAATATTTAAAAAATCCCCGGATTGGATATCGGAAGAAGAACGATTGAAGATCATTGAACAGTCCAGCAAACAGGTATCCCGCGGGGTATTTTTTGCCACGATCATCATCATTACCTCGTTTCTCCCGGTTTTCATGCTGACGGGCCAGGAAGGCAAGCTGTTCCATCCGCTGGCATACACCAAAACTTTCATCATGATCATGGACGCCCTGCTCGTGATCACACTGGCCCCCGTCCTGATTTCCTTTTTTATGAAGGGCAAGTTCCGCCCGGACAATGCAAATCCCGTAAACCGGGTACTGGAGAGGATTTATGAGCCCATCATCCGCGGTGTATTGAAATGGAGAAAGACCACGATCGCCATCAACGTAGTGGCGCTCGTCATCACCATTCCCTTGCTGAAAAGCCTCGGCAGCGAGTTTATGCCGCCGCTGGACGAGCAAAGCATCCTGTTTATGCCAGTTACGCTGCCGGATGTATCGAACAACGAGGCGAAGCGGATTTTACAGGTACAGGACAAGATCATCAAATCCGTTCCGGAAGTAGATAAAGTCCTCGGGAAAGCCGGCCGCGCGAGCACGGCCACCGACAACTCGCCGATCAGCATGATCGAAACCATTATCATGCTGAAACCCAAAACAGAATGGAGGGAAGGCATTACCAAGAAGGACATTATCAACGAGCTGGACGCGAAGCTCCAGATTCCCGGTGTGGTAAACGGCTGGACGCAGCCTATCATCAATCGCATCAACATGCTGGCTACCGGTATCAGAACGGACGTGGGCGTAAAAGTTTACGGCCAAAACCTGGATACCATCGCATCCGTATCTGAACGGGTAAGAAAAGCCCTGGAAGGCACATCCGGCATTGCCGACCTGTATGTTGAGCCCGTAACCGGCGGAAAGTACCTCGATATCGACGTTCGCCGCGGGGATCTTTCCCGCTACGGCCTGACGGTTGACGACGTGAACCAAACAGTAGAATCCGCACTGGGCGGCGCGCCCATTGGTAATACCATCGAGGGCCGCCAGCGCTTCTCGATCAGCGTTCGCCTGGCACAGGAATACCGGAATAGCGTTGAGCACATCAAACGCATCCCAATCATGTCTTCTTCTTTCGGCGAAGTACCCTTGTCCTCCGTTGCCGACGTGAAATTCACCGACGGTCCGCCGATGATCACTTCGGAAAACGCCATGCTGCGCGGAGCCGTTATGTTTAACGTGCGCGACAGGGATTTAGGCAGTACTGTGAACGAAGCCATCAAAAAGATCAACAGCACTGGCGGGATCCTTCCGCAGGGCTACTACCTGGAATGGAGCGGACAGTACGAAAACCTGATCCGCGGGCAACAAACACTGCTGTGGATCGCTCCGGTGGTACTGATCATCATATTCTTCTCCCTGTATTTTGCCTTCCACTCCATCCGCGAGGCGTTCCTGAGCCTTATCACCGTACCCTTCGCCTTGATCGGTGGTGCGTACATGATCTATTTCTGGGGCGTGAACCTTTCGGTTGCCGTAGCGGTGGGCTTCATCGCGCTGTTCGGTATCGCTGTGGAAACTGGGATCGTGATGGTAATCTACCTCAACGATGCGATGCAGCAGCTCGTAAAGGAAAAAGGCAATTCTTCCGCGACAATTACCCGGGAAGACCTGCGCCTTGCCGTGATCCATGGTGCTGCGAAACGCCTCCGCCCGAAGTTGATGACAGTCTGCGTATCCTTGTTCGGCCTCGTGCCTGTTCTTTGGGCATCCGGGGTGGGCACTGATGTGATGAAACCTATTGTGCTGCCGATGATTGGCGGGGTACTGACCTCTTCCACGCATATCCTGCTGGTAACGCCGCTGATCTTCTTGTTAACGAAAGAATACGAATTACGTAAGTACGGAAAATTGGAGATTCATGAAGTACATCATTAA
- a CDS encoding efflux RND transporter periplasmic adaptor subunit — protein MSFAILGLAACKGNGAKTEHAGHKAGQTYTCPMHPQIVQDKPGKCPICGMDLVPKDAHSEPALDSSINALTKPVNAQVVATIPAISAESGTRIYASDVYGIITYDTRNQTSISSRVGGRIERLYIRYNFQPIRKGQLIMEVYSPDLAAAQRELLLVARNGGEMLSAAKQRLQLLGMQSAQIEQVLKTGNILYRVPVYSNSDGYILEKSATATAPSAAATMPAPSGGLPATE, from the coding sequence TTGTCCTTCGCCATACTGGGATTGGCTGCCTGCAAGGGCAACGGTGCGAAAACCGAACATGCCGGGCATAAAGCGGGTCAAACTTACACCTGCCCCATGCATCCGCAGATCGTCCAGGATAAACCGGGTAAATGTCCTATCTGCGGTATGGATCTCGTACCGAAAGACGCCCACAGCGAACCGGCCCTAGACAGCAGTATCAACGCGTTGACAAAACCGGTAAACGCCCAGGTCGTTGCCACCATTCCGGCGATAAGCGCGGAATCCGGGACACGCATTTATGCATCGGACGTGTACGGTATCATCACCTACGATACCCGTAACCAAACGAGCATTTCCAGCCGGGTCGGCGGTCGTATCGAACGCCTTTACATCAGGTATAACTTCCAGCCCATCCGTAAAGGGCAATTAATTATGGAAGTTTACTCTCCAGACCTCGCGGCCGCCCAGCGTGAGCTGCTGCTCGTAGCAAGAAATGGCGGTGAAATGCTATCAGCAGCCAAGCAGCGGCTGCAATTGCTGGGTATGCAGAGCGCGCAGATCGAACAAGTGCTGAAAACCGGTAATATACTTTACCGGGTGCCTGTATATAGCAACAGTGATGGATACATTCTGGAGAAATCGGCTACGGCAACCGCGCCATCGGCGGCGGCAACAATGCCGGCACCTTCCGGGGGGCTTCCGGCGACGGAATGA